From Paenibacillus sp. PvR098:
CGCCAAGAGGGCAAGCTTCATGGAACGGTCCAGGATATTACGAACCAGAAGCTGATGCTTCAAATGCTGGAAGAAAGCGTGGACAGATACATATCGCTAAAAAAATACAACTTAGATGGGGTCATTTCCCTGAACATGCACGGGATTATTACTTCCGTCAATCCGGCTGCAGAACAAATATCCGGTTATACGGCACTGGATTTGATCGGTATGCATTATACGGATCTGACCACCAAAGAAGAAGCTGATTGGGCGAAGCAGCTGATTCAGCGAATCAAGTCCGAGGGCTATTTCAACAGCGCCGAGATCCAAATTCGCCACAGGCAGGGGGGCATCATTGATCTGTTGGTGACGCCTGCTCCAATCTTTGTAAGCCGCAAGCAGGTGGGATGTTACATTATTGCCAAGGACATTACGGATCAGAAGCGTAAAGACGAGCTGCTGCTCAAATCGGAGAAACTTACGATTGCCGGCCAGCTCGCTGCCGGTGTCGCTCACGAAATTCGTAACCCGCTGACGGCTTTGAAGGGCTTCGTTCAGCTCATGAGTCGTTCGGTGGAATATCATAGCAAATATTTGCCCATCATGTTAGAGGAGCTGGAACGTATTGAGCTGATCATCAACGAGCTGTTGATGCTGGCCAAGCCGCAAGCGATTCAAATGAAAAGGGCGGACTTGTCCGCCATTTTACATGATGTGGTGCTCCTCCTTGGAGCCCAAGCGATGCTCCAAGACATTGAAATCGGTTTGAATAAGCCCGCCGGGAAGCTAATGATTCTCTGCGATCGGAGTCAGATCAAACAGGTATTCATTAATTTTTTGAAGAATTCAATGGAGTCGATGACAGAGGGCGGCCGAATCGACGTTGAGCTGAAATCGGGGGGCGACTCACAAGGCATCGTTCGCATTAGCGATCAAGGGTGCGGCATACCCAAGGAACAGCTACGACTGATCGGCGAGCCCTTCTATTCTACCAAAGAATCCGGGACTGGACTTGGGCTCTTGGTCAGTCACAAAATCATCGAACATCACGGAGGAAAAATTACTATCGAAAGCGAAATCAATGTAGGAACGACGATTGAAGTTACCTTGCCCACTGCGTCAGGTGATATGGCGCCAATTAATGAAAAGGAGTGAAACAAATGAGCTTCGAACAACCATCACAAGGAAGAGCTTCGGAGGCGGACCGAATCCCTCCCGGCCAAACGCTGACCGCCGGCTTTCCGGTGCTTCATTATGGCAGCGTACCTTATTATAGGGATATGAGTAAGTGGGATTTGCGCATTTTCGGATTGGTGGAGGAAGAGGCCGCCATCAGCTACAGCGAGTTTATGGCTTTGCCGCGGCAGGAGTTCAAGAACGATATCCATTGCGTAACCACTTGGTCTAAGCTGGATAACGTATGGGAAGGCCTTGCTGTATCCACGATCATGGAGCGGGTGAAGCTGAAGCCGGAGGCGCAGTACGTGATGCTGCACGCTGAGCAGGGCTGGACGACGAATCTGCCGATAGCTGACTTCCTGCGCGAAACCAGCTTCTTCGGCATCAAGCACGGCGGAGAACTCTTGACTCCGGAGCATGGATATCCGGTTCGGATGGTCGTTCCGCACCTCTACTTCTGGAAGAGCGCCAAATGGCTTCGCGGAATTGAGTTTATGGAGAAGGATAAGCCAGGTTTCTGGGAGCGTAATGGGTACCATATGTACGGAGATCCGTTCAAAGAACAAAGGTATGATTTTGATTGAAAGGTGCATAAGAAGAACTCACTCAGCGATAGATCTGAGTGAGTTCTTTTTGTTGATTAGTGGGAGACTGAGAAGAACTGAATACACGATACGCACACGAACTAATGAAGTTTTGGACGGATAATAATGTTTCCGCATACGGCACATGTGGAGTGTTGTGTGCCGCTCGTAAGGAAGTAGTATTTCAGATTAGCTTTTACCTTTCATTATAATTGATAGAGCCTAAGTGGAGTCAGCGCTTAGGCTTTCCTTATGTACAGATACTGTAGGGCAGAAGTGAAAGATATTAATATTCAGGAAATGGAAGGGGATTGAAGAAACTTGTCGAAAATAGATTTGGTGAACGGTACAAGCAGCAATATGCTGAGGGAATTTGATTTTTATAGGTTCAGTGAAATAAGTTCTTTCTAGAGATCGTTGAGGAGAGATAGGAATGATATTTTCAAATCCTGAAAGATTTAACTTTTACAAAGCAGAGAATGAAGCAAAAAAAGGATACGATAACTTAATAAAGTTCATAGAGAACCAATTAGAATCTCACGGTATCGAAGTAGTCATTGGAATCTTAAAGGCTTCTGGTATTGCTGTGAACCTTTACGGCAGCAAAAAACATGGGAAAATATTTAATGATTTGATTAAGCAGCTACTATCTAAAGTTACTATTGAAGAAAAAGAAAAAATAGATGCTTTAATTACTGAATCTTCCAATCTTGAAGACATAATAGGTATCTTTAATCAAATGCGAACAGACTTCTTTAATAAATTTGAAAAAATGGACTATAAGTATCAAGTTGTTTCTTATTTGTTATCTTTAGAGGGCTATCTAAGTTTATTAAATAGTGATGCGCATGAAAGTTATAATCTTAATCAGAAAACTGCATTATGGGATACTGCAATTGAGTCTTCAGGTATGATTTTAAAATACTTTATGTTTAAAGATTACGAATTTAGCGGAAGTAAGAAATCTATTAATCCATTATTTCTAGAGGTATCAAAAAGTCATATTTTCTTTAGCTCTTATTGGAATGAGATAAATGATCTTCTAGAGTATTGGAAATACTCAAATTTAGATATCACATTAAACTCGAACGGGCGGACCTCTTTAGAAATACTAGATACTGAGTTCGAACTAAATAATTTAATATCAAATGATAGATTTAATAATCTACGAGAAGGTTGGCAAATGAGTGCCCTAGGTGAAATAGTATCTAAAATAAAAAAGGAGGATCAACGACAAGATATTCTTTCTGAGACAACTGATCGATTGACATATCTATTTGCAGCTTTGTATTTTGGATCACCAACTTTAGAAGAAAAAGTGGAGAATATAAAACTATCGAAATGGATTGATGCATACCAATTATTAATAAAAGAGAGTAAAAACTTTTTAAACAGAAACATGAAAAAAAATAGTCATAAATTAAAGGAGGTTTGCATAAGCAAAACAAAAAAAATGTGGAAAGAGCTTTACAAAAATAATGGATTTTCTAGTGTTGAATTTAGTGTCATAATGGATTTTTTCACCTTTAATAATAAATCACAAGATCTAGTAGATTGTCCGTTTATTCCCGTTGATGACCAATTAGTAGTTCTGCCATCACTCACTGCGAATGTTGATGTAGCAAGGGCCCTTGCTTCTAATTTTCTTAACAGCAATGTTAATTTGGATTTTAAAGGTGAAGGTTTTGAAAATAGAGTAAAAGCAGGTTTTAACATAAATAAGATAAGAAACTCTAGACTATATAAAAAAACTGATG
This genomic window contains:
- a CDS encoding sulfite oxidase-like oxidoreductase, with protein sequence MSFEQPSQGRASEADRIPPGQTLTAGFPVLHYGSVPYYRDMSKWDLRIFGLVEEEAAISYSEFMALPRQEFKNDIHCVTTWSKLDNVWEGLAVSTIMERVKLKPEAQYVMLHAEQGWTTNLPIADFLRETSFFGIKHGGELLTPEHGYPVRMVVPHLYFWKSAKWLRGIEFMEKDKPGFWERNGYHMYGDPFKEQRYDFD
- a CDS encoding PAS domain S-box protein, yielding MEQNKWFEHSFAFAPIGMAVISLNGSFIRVNQAFTRLLGYTDEELLKMQEPDITFHGDRPVTDASVLSLLSGSMHSQPFEKRYIHKLGHSLRVSIEVSLIPGEPEGKRYVHVFVSETPRDQVVKAPHPEIAELLELISEHSKDIIGYGVDRIFRYVSPAALWKLLGYKPEDILGRHVREFLHPEDVWLLSREKTLDEERFNCRICRKDGRYAWFEVTVKSIWDANGTGQKAIYVARDITVREQMLSALRNSQRSLAEAQRIAGLGSWEWDIAADRFTLSDETYRIFESNSLSFDGTCGNFLELIHTEDREAVYTAIQGALAGSPFNLECLVTLKNNRVKHIRMQGVATRNEKRQEGKLHGTVQDITNQKLMLQMLEESVDRYISLKKYNLDGVISLNMHGIITSVNPAAEQISGYTALDLIGMHYTDLTTKEEADWAKQLIQRIKSEGYFNSAEIQIRHRQGGIIDLLVTPAPIFVSRKQVGCYIIAKDITDQKRKDELLLKSEKLTIAGQLAAGVAHEIRNPLTALKGFVQLMSRSVEYHSKYLPIMLEELERIELIINELLMLAKPQAIQMKRADLSAILHDVVLLLGAQAMLQDIEIGLNKPAGKLMILCDRSQIKQVFINFLKNSMESMTEGGRIDVELKSGGDSQGIVRISDQGCGIPKEQLRLIGEPFYSTKESGTGLGLLVSHKIIEHHGGKITIESEINVGTTIEVTLPTASGDMAPINEKE